In Oncorhynchus nerka isolate Pitt River linkage group LG21, Oner_Uvic_2.0, whole genome shotgun sequence, the following are encoded in one genomic region:
- the LOC115103932 gene encoding zinc finger protein OZF-like has product MSKLQSFRVFLNERLTAAALDIFAAVEKTVAEYKEENDRLRRLLQITPKIKLSRIDSLQLSLAVSEEVPFEQQHCEQEWSTRLGQEDPEPTQIKEEQEELCTSQEKEKLQGMEADIIEFKFTPCVKSEYDQEDTLQPLTLPQPQTVENRDSDSKLVDLKPFGNVTHLNNQNSDSSHTTSIKNQRCRDCGETFALKADLQRHLTLTKMRPRECRFCKKQYHSTCKLKAHVRLCHVDKPCSICGKTFKYKGVLSRHMRTHTGETGEKPFSCGDCGKSFKRKQHLTNHVRTHTGEKPFSCGDCGKSFIQKGHLTEHIRTHTGEKPFSCGDCGKKSFNQKWLLTEHIRTHTGEKPFNCSDCGKSFSYKGDLRRHMLTHTGEKPFSCGDCGRCFNHKGHLRKHILTHTGVKPFSCGDCGKSFNQKAALKTHILTHTGVKPFSCGDCGKSFYQKGHLNEHIRTHTGEKQHVCSVCGKGFTQKAHLVRHVNNVHKESEQDENRK; this is encoded by the exons ATGTCTAAACTACAGTCGTTTCGTGTGTTTTTAAATGAGCGTTTAACGGCAGCTGCCCTGGATATTTTCGCGGCAGTTGAGAAAACGGTGGCAGAGTACAAGGAGGAGAATGATCGGCTACGGAGACTGCTGCAGATCACACCGAAGATAAAGCTAAGTAGAATTG actccctgcagctctctcttgctgtctctgaaGAGGTTCCCTTTGAGCAGCAGCACTGTGAGCAAGAGTGGAGCACGAGACTGGGGCAGGAGGATCCAGAGCCCACACAGAttaaagaggaacaggaggaactCTGTACCAGTCAGGAGAAAGAGAAGCTTCAAGGGATGGAGGCTGATATCATAGAGTTCAAATTCACTCCTTGTGTGAAAAGTGAATATGATCAGGAGGACACACTTCAGCCCTTGACTCTTCCCCAACCCCAGACTGTGGAGAACAGAGATAGTGACTCTAAACTAGTGGATCTCAAACCTTTTGGCAATGTGACCCACCTAAATAATCAAAACAGTGACTCCAGCCACACCACGTCTATAAAAAATCAACGCTGCCGTGACTGTGGTGAAACATTTGCTCTGAAAGCTGACCTGCAGAGGCACTTGACTCTCACTAAGATGAGACCCAGGGAATGCAGATTCTGCAAAAAACAGTACCACTCCACCTGTAAACTGAAGGCCCATGTTCGACTCTGTCACGTGGATAAACCCTGCTCAATTTGTGGCAAGACCTTCAAATACAAAGGGGTTCTGTCCAGGCACATGAGGACTcatacaggagagacaggagagaaaccatttagttgtggtgactgtgggaaaagcttcaAACGCAAGCAGCATCTAACCAACCATGTACGGACTCACACAGGAGAAAAACCATTCAGCTGTGGAGACTGTGGTAAAAGCTTCATTCAGAAGGGACATCTAACCGAACATATTCGAACCCATACAGGGgagaaaccatttagctgtggtgactgtgggaaaAAAAGCTTTAATCAGAAGTGGCTCCTAACCGAACATATACGgactcacacaggggagaaaccattTAACTGTAGTGACTGCGGGAAAAGCTTTAGTTACAAGGGAGACTTAAGGAGGCATATgctgactcacacaggagagaaaccatttagctgtggtgactgcGGAAGATGTTTCAATCATAAGGGGCACCTAAGGAAGCATATATTGACTCACACAGGAGTGAAACCATttagctgtggtgactgtgggaaaagcttcaATCAGAAGGCAGCCCTAAAGACACACATACTGACTCACACAGGAGTGAAACCATTTAGCTGTGGTGATTGCGGGAAAAGCTTCTATCAGAAGGGACACCTAAATGAACATATTcggactcacacaggagagaaacaacATGTCTGCTCAGTATGTGGTAAAGGATTCACGCAGAAGGCTCATCTGGTGAGGCATGTAAACAACGTCCACAAAGAAAGCGAACAGGACGAAAACAGGAAATAA